Proteins from one Coturnix japonica isolate 7356 chromosome 5, Coturnix japonica 2.1, whole genome shotgun sequence genomic window:
- the AIP gene encoding AH receptor-interacting protein produces MAEQLRADGVYKEVLREGTGPPTEFRDGTKATFHYRTLRCGPEEAVLDDSRARGKPMELIAGKKFKLPVWEAILRTMRPGERARFRCDTKHVVLYPLVAKSLRNIAAGKDPLEGQRHCCSIAQLHEHYSLGYPDLDELQKNPQPLIFDIEVLKVEEPGSYQQDPWAMTDEEKLQAVPVIHQEGNELYRQGKVQEAATKYYDAIACLKNLQMKEQPGSPDWIELDQKITPLLLNYCQCKLQNEEYYEVLDHCSSILNKYEDNVKAYFKRGKAHAAVWNVAEAHADFAKVLALDPSLRPVVSKELRSLEARLRQKDAEDKIRFKGIFSQ; encoded by the exons ATGGCGGAGCAGCTGCGGGCGGACGGCGTGTACAAGGAGGTGCTGCGGGAGGGCACCGGGCCGCCAACGGAATTCCGCGACGGCACCAAG GCCACGTTCCACTACCGGACGCTGCGGTGCGGCCCCGAGGAGGCGGTGCTGGATGACAGCCGGGCGCGGGGGAAGCCCATGGAGCTGATCGCCGGCAAGAAGTTCAAGCTGCCGGTGTGGGAGGCCATACTGCGCACCATGCGGCCCGGGGAGCGCGCCCGCTTCCGCTGCGACACCAAG CACGTGGTGCTGTACCCCCTGGTGGCCAAGAGCCTGCGCAACATCGCGGCGGGGAAGGACCCCCTGGAGGGGCAGCGGCACTGCTGCAGCATCGCCCAGCTGCACGAGCACTACTCGTTGGGGTACCCCGACCTGGACGAGCTGCAGAAGAACCCCCAGCCCCTCATCTTCGACATCGAGGTGCTCAAG GTGGAGGAGCCCGGCTCCTACCAGCAGGACCCCTGGGCCATGACGGATGAGGAgaagctgcaggctgtgcctgTGATCCACCAGGAGGGCAATGAGCTGTACCGGCAGGGCAAGGTGCAGGAGGCAGCCACCAAGTACTACGACGCCATCGCCTGCCTCAAGAACCTGCAGATGAAG GAGCAACCCGGCTCTCCAGACTGGATCGAGCTGGACCAGAAGATCACCCCCCTGCTGTTGAATTACTGCCAGTGCAAGCTGCAGAATGAGGAGTACTACGAGGTGCTGGACCACTGCTCCTCCATCCTCAACAAGTACGAGG ACAACGTCAAGGCCTATTTCAAGCGGGGCAAGGCTCATGCGGCTGTGTGGAACGTGGCTGAAGCACACGCTGACTTCGCCAAGGTGCTGGCACTGGACCCGTCGCTGCGCCCCGTGGTCAGCAAGGAGCTGCGCAGCCTGGAGGCACGGCTGCGCCAGAAAGATGCAGAGGACAAGATCCGCTTCAAGGGCATCTTCTCCCAGTAG
- the LOC107314166 gene encoding scavenger receptor cysteine-rich type 1 protein M130-like — MEPGWVLGLLLCVQLCGFSAGPAAISQPSPAMSNSSVHLRLVGGGHRCAGRVEVMHEGEWGSVCTYDFDWDARGAGVVCRQLGCGAAVRASPYAPFGQGEGRIWLHPFNCRGTERALQDCYNFGWGRHFCGHEWDVGVTCSEALELRLAAGRGPCEGRVEVKLRGRWGAVADGSWTMEDAEVVCQQLGCGSAAGAHHGSKFGPAEGPISVAVVNCRGNESALWDCAIQGWGPYDGHHDHDTAVVCQGFSRLVGGDGACEGRLEVRRGRAWLGVCHGRVNEESARVLCRELGCGALLALPEPGRFGAASGPLWDGAFECDGSEPLLAACAARPPPEHRCTDAAAVVCSPYTGFRLADGGSSCAGRVEAERRGTWGALCAGSWELPDAHVLCRHLGCGPAASVQPGGRFGAGKGPLRRDRLGCVGNERHPGECPAAVLGEPDCDPGRAAAVICSGAAETLRLRGGESRCDGRLEVASSPDVWTGVSAGPSDNGTAAVACRQLGCGALERAYAAPGGGSGLAELRCDGSEELLERCSTSGPSRGPSALVVICSGSRRLRLAGGPGRCAGRVQVYMDGAWSSVCRDAWSLRDAAVVCRQLRCGAALQAPGPERFGSGTGTTWAGNGGCAGTEAALWDCPARGGCGGGGAGAVCAALRSLRLDGGGCAGILELLHDGAWGRVCADGAVADGSAVAAAVCRQLGCGAAGTLHAVPDRGSGPAWLGRLRCEAGSRSLWRCSSTAWSLRTCGPAGVTHVACDEDGSDAGGGPAPGSGRRDGDGCAAVPLGDVPLPTVLCALLGAMLSLALAALALQTHRARARRAGTGQDGGSEATYEELDYSREGLGCAGSVLQGSGLLLSHRPGDEEEGGGTAGRMLCEDYDDAAAVPEETLGEMGYDDVSCPGAPL; from the exons atggagcccggctgggtgctggggctgctgctctgtgtgcagctgtgcgGGTTTAGTGCTGGACCTGCGGCCATATCGCAGCCCTCCCCGGCGATGAGCAACTCATCCGTCCATCTGCGGCTGGTGGGAGGCGGCCATCGCTGCGCCGGGAGGGTGGAAGTGATGCACGAAGGCGAATGGGGCTCAGTCTGCACCTACGACTTCGATTGGGACGCCCGCGGTGCCGGCGTGGTGTGCCGGCAGTTGGGCTGCGGGGCCGCAGTGAGAGCATCCCCGTACGCCCCGTTCGGGCAGGGCGAGGGACGCATCTGGCTGCATCCCTTTAACTGCCGGGGGACGGAGCGGGCCCTGCAGGACTGCTACAACTTCGGCTGGGGACGGCATTTCTGCGGCCACGAGTGGGACGTGGGGGTGACCTGCTCGG AGGCGCTGGAGCTGCGGCTGGCGGCCGGCAGGGGACCCTGCGAGGGGAGAGTGGAGGTGAAGCTGCGGGGCCGCTGGGGCGCGGTGGCGGACGGCTCCTGGACCATGGAAGACGCCGAGGTGGTGTGTCAGCAGCTGGGCTGCGGCTCGGCAGCCGGCGCCCATCACGGCTCTAAATTCGGCCCGGCAGAAGGTCCCATCAGCGTGGCCGTAGTTAATTGCAGAGGGAACGAGAGCGCGCTCTGGGACTGCGCCATTCAGGGCTGGGGGCCCTACGACGGCCATCACGACCACGACACCGCCGTCGTGTGCCAAG GGTTCTCCCGGCTGGTCGGAGGGGACGGCGCCTGCGAGGGGCGGCTGGAGgtgcggcggggccgggcctgGCTGGGCGTCTGCCACGGCCGAGTGAACGAGGAGAGCGCCCGGGTGCTGTGCAGGGAGTTGGGCTGCGGGGCGCTGCTGGCCCTGCCCGAGCCCGGCCGCTTCGGGGCCGCGTCGGGGCCGCTCTGGGACGGCGCCTTCGAGTGCGACGGCTCCGAGCCGCTTCTGGCCGCCTGCGCGGCGCGGCCGCCCCCCGAGCACCGCTGCACCGACGCCGCCGCCGTCGTGTGCTCCC CCTACACCGGGTTCCGACTGGCGGACGGCGGCTCGTCCTGCGCCGGGCGGGTGGAGGCGGAACGGCGGGGAACGTGGGGAGCGCTGTGCGCCGGGTCCTGGGAGCTGCCCGACGCTCACGTCCTCTGCCGACACCTGGGCTGCGGCCCGGCCGCCTCCGTTCAGCCGGGGGGTCGCTTCGGGGCGGGGAAGGGGCCGCTGCGGCGCGACCGCCTCGGCTGCGTGGGGAACGAGCGGCACCCCGGGGAGTGCCCGGCCGCGGTGCTCGGGGAGCCCGACTGCGACCCCGGGCGGGCGGCCGCCGTCATCTGCTCGGGAGCCGCGGAAACGCtgcggctgcggggcggggagAGCCGCTGCGACGGGCGGCTGGAGGTGGCGTCGAGCCCCGACGTCTGGACCGGCGTGTCCGCGGGACCCAGCGACAACGGCACCGCGGCCGTGGCGTGCCGGCAGCTGGGCTGCGGGGCGCTCGAAAGGGCGTACGCTGCACCGGGAGGCGGCTCCGGCCTCGCGGAACTGCGGTGCGACGGCAGCGAGGAGCTCCTGGAGCGGTGCAGCACCTCGGGGCCGAGCCGCGGCCCTTCGGCGCTGGTCGTCATCTGCTCAG GCAGCCGGCGGCTGAGGCTGGCGGGCGGCCCCGGGCGGTGTGCCGGCAGGGTGCAGGTGTATATGGACGGCGCCTGGAGCTCCGTGTGCCGGGACGCCTGGAGCCTGCGGGACGCCGCCGTCGTGTGCCGCCAGCTGCGCTGCGGGGCGGCCCTGCAGGCGCCCGGCCCCGAGCGCTTCGGCTCCGGTACCGGGACAACGTGGGCGGGCAACGGGGGCTGCGCGGGGACGGAGGCGGCGCTCTGGGACTGCCCGGCGCGGggcggctgcggcggcggcggagcgggcgCGGTGTGCGCAG CGCTGCGGTCACTGCGCTTGGACGGCGGCGGATGCGCCGGgatcctggagctgctgcacgACGGAGCGTGGGGCCGCGTGTGCGCCGATGGCGCCGTGGCGGACGGCTCGGCTGTAGCAGCCGCCGTGTGCCGCCAGCTGGGCTGCGGGGCCGCCGGGACGCTGCACGCTGTACCGGACCGGGGCTCGGGCCCCGCGTGGCTGGGCCGGCTGCGCTGCGAGGCGGGGAGCCGCTCGCTCTGGCGCTGCTCCTCCACGGCCTGGAGCCTGCGGACGTGCGGCCCCGCCGGGGTCACGCACGTGGCCTGCGATGAGGACGGGAGCGACGCGGGCggcggcccggccccggggAGCGGCCGTCGGGACGGGGACGGCTGTGCAG CCGTCCCGCTGGGAGATGTCCCGCTGCCCACCGTGCTGTGCGCGCTGCTGGGGGCGATGCTCAGCCTGGCCCTGGCCGCCCTGGCCCTGCAGACGCACCGCGCTCGGGCTCGGCGTGCAG GCACCGGCCAGGACGGCGGTTCCGAGGCGACGTACGAGGAGCTGGATTACAGCCGGGAGGGGCTCGGATGTGCAG GCTCCGTGCTGCAGGGCTcggggctgctgctgtcacatcGCCCCGGGGATGAGGAGGAGGGGGGCGGCACCGCAGGGCGGATGCTGTGTGAGGATTATGATGATGCCGCAGCTGTGCCCGAGGAGACGCTCGGGGAGATGGGATACGACGATGTCAGCTGCCCAGGGGCGCCGCTGTGA